One segment of Arcobacter sp. F2176 DNA contains the following:
- a CDS encoding cbb3-type cytochrome c oxidase subunit I, with product MQKNARVEYDYSVAKAFTFTAILFGILGMIVGVTLAFQMAFPHLSNLAGEYGTFSRLRPLHTNTVIFGFTLSGIFAGWYYMAQRILKVSLRESPFLMFIGKLHFVLYFITILLAVVTLVAGYTTSKEYAELEWPIDIIIVLWWVLWGVSIFGLIGIRRERTLYVSIWYFIATFMGIAMLYLFNNMEIPTALYSGYGSWMHSVSMYSGTNDALVQWWYGHNAVAFVFTVPIIALIYYFLPKESGQNVYSYKLSILAFWGLMFVYLWAGGHHLIYATVPDWLQTMGSVMSIVLILPSWGSAINMLLTMKGEWQQLQSNTLIKFMILASTFYM from the coding sequence ATGCAAAAGAATGCACGAGTTGAGTACGATTACTCAGTTGCAAAAGCCTTTACCTTTACCGCAATTTTATTTGGTATTTTAGGTATGATAGTTGGTGTTACCTTAGCCTTTCAAATGGCTTTCCCCCATTTAAGTAATTTAGCTGGAGAATATGGTACTTTTAGTAGATTAAGACCTTTACACACAAATACTGTTATATTTGGCTTTACCTTAAGCGGTATTTTTGCTGGATGGTATTATATGGCTCAAAGAATTTTAAAAGTTTCTTTGAGGGAATCACCATTTTTAATGTTTATTGGTAAATTACATTTTGTTCTTTACTTCATCACAATTCTTTTAGCAGTTGTTACACTAGTAGCTGGATACACAACTTCAAAAGAGTATGCTGAATTAGAGTGGCCTATAGATATAATTATAGTACTTTGGTGGGTATTATGGGGTGTTAGTATTTTTGGATTAATTGGTATTAGAAGGGAGAGAACACTATATGTTTCAATCTGGTATTTTATAGCTACTTTTATGGGTATTGCCATGTTATATTTATTTAATAACATGGAAATACCTACTGCTTTATATTCTGGTTATGGTTCATGGATGCACTCAGTATCTATGTATTCAGGTACAAATGATGCATTAGTGCAATGGTGGTATGGGCATAATGCAGTTGCATTTGTATTTACTGTTCCAATTATTGCTTTAATTTACTACTTTTTGCCAAAAGAGTCAGGACAAAATGTTTATTCATATAAGTTATCTATATTAGCTTTCTGGGGATTAATGTTTGTTTATTTATGGGCTGGTGGACACCACCTTATTTATGCAACTGTTCCAGATTGGCTCCAAACTATGGGTTCTGTAATGTCTATTGTTTTAATTTTACCATCATGGGGATCAGCTATTAATATGCTTTTAACAATGAAGGGTGAATGGCAACAATTACAATCTAATACATTAATTAAATTTATGATTTTAGCATCGACTTTTTATATGTT
- the rpsU gene encoding 30S ribosomal protein S21 has translation MPGIKVKDSESFDEAYRRFKKQCDRNLIVTETRARRFFEPMTEKRKKQKINAKKKMLKRLYMLRRYESRL, from the coding sequence GTGCCAGGTATTAAAGTTAAAGATAGCGAATCATTCGACGAAGCTTATAGAAGATTTAAAAAGCAATGTGACAGAAACCTAATCGTTACTGAAACAAGAGCAAGAAGATTTTTTGAACCTATGACTGAAAAGAGAAAGAAACAAAAAATTAATGCTAAGAAAAAAATGCTTAAAAGATTGTATATGCTTAGAAGATACGAATCTAGACTGTAA
- the moaC gene encoding cyclic pyranopterin monophosphate synthase MoaC encodes MDLTHLDENNRPKMVDVSDKKDSTRVAIASGQISMSQEAYNAIISNNTKKGPVLQTAVIASIMGVKKTSELIPMCHPLLLSGINCDVEELPSLPGFKLIVTAKLNGQTGVEMEALTGTSIGLLTIYDMVKAIDKSMVISNIQLESKSGGKSGDFKR; translated from the coding sequence TTGGATTTAACACATTTAGATGAAAATAATAGACCTAAAATGGTAGATGTATCTGATAAAAAAGATAGTACAAGAGTAGCAATTGCTTCTGGACAAATATCTATGTCCCAAGAAGCTTATAATGCAATTATAAGTAATAATACTAAAAAAGGTCCAGTTCTTCAAACAGCTGTTATTGCTTCAATTATGGGTGTAAAAAAGACAAGTGAATTAATTCCTATGTGTCATCCCTTATTATTAAGTGGAATAAATTGTGATGTAGAAGAATTGCCTAGCTTACCTGGTTTCAAATTAATTGTAACTGCTAAACTAAATGGACAAACTGGTGTAGAAATGGAAGCTCTAACGGGTACAAGTATAGGTTTACTTACCATATATGATATGGTAAAGGCTATTGATAAATCAATGGTTATTTCAAATATTCAATTAGAGAGTAAATCTGGTGGGAAAAGTGGGGATTTTAAGCGATGA
- a CDS encoding YbeD family protein, with product MIDLNEHKLELDYPCNWIYKVVVVETVNIKKVVKEVITEREHKLTESKVSSKGKFKSYTLDLLVHNEDDRKMIYELLGNHSDVKMVL from the coding sequence ATGATTGATTTAAATGAACATAAATTAGAACTTGATTATCCATGCAATTGGATATACAAAGTTGTTGTTGTTGAAACTGTTAATATAAAAAAAGTTGTAAAAGAAGTTATAACAGAAAGAGAACATAAATTAACTGAGTCAAAAGTTAGCTCAAAGGGAAAATTTAAAAGTTACACTTTAGATTTACTTGTTCATAATGAAGATGATAGAAAGATGATTTATGAATTATTAGGCAATCACAGTGATGTAAAAATGGTTTTATAA
- a CDS encoding M15 family metallopeptidase, translating into MNRREFLDKAKNLAICSTIYPIIGSADSTDIFEEKSFSPKDMIPITNSINNISKDVFLEEKYHVPFRNVQKKINYIQHYVGYGNFNIISFDEAINILRYSKDYTIFTKEELAFIEHIFYYEPTYHGFYGDRTTNDLTASINKKEIEKIPYTGHYIFKGKPKEAYLKMKNDIGPTIYLTSGVRSVVKQMKLFLDKLDSVDLNLSMASRSIAPPAFTYHSVGDFDVGKKGLGAANFTEKFSYTSEFSQMKTLKYIDMRYTIGNKDGVRYEPWHVKVI; encoded by the coding sequence ATGAATAGAAGAGAGTTCTTAGACAAAGCAAAAAATTTAGCAATTTGTTCAACAATATATCCAATAATTGGTAGTGCAGATTCTACTGACATTTTTGAAGAGAAAAGCTTTTCTCCCAAAGATATGATACCTATAACTAATAGTATTAATAATATATCAAAAGATGTTTTTCTAGAAGAAAAATACCATGTACCTTTTAGAAATGTTCAAAAAAAGATTAATTATATTCAACACTATGTTGGATATGGAAATTTTAATATAATATCTTTTGATGAAGCTATAAATATTTTGAGATATTCTAAAGATTATACAATTTTTACAAAAGAAGAGTTAGCTTTTATTGAACATATTTTTTATTATGAACCAACATATCATGGTTTTTATGGAGATAGAACAACTAATGACTTAACTGCATCAATTAATAAAAAAGAGATAGAAAAAATCCCATATACAGGTCATTATATCTTCAAAGGAAAACCTAAAGAAGCATATTTAAAAATGAAAAATGATATTGGACCAACTATTTATTTAACTTCAGGAGTACGATCAGTTGTTAAACAAATGAAACTATTTTTGGATAAATTAGATTCTGTGGACCTTAATTTATCTATGGCTTCACGATCAATTGCCCCACCTGCCTTTACATATCACTCAGTTGGAGATTTTGATGTTGGAAAAAAAGGTCTAGGAGCAGCAAACTTTACAGAAAAGTTTTCATATACAAGTGAATTTTCACAAATGAAAACATTAAAATATATTGATATGAGATATACAATTGGAAATAAGGATGGGGTAAGGTATGAACCTTGGCATGTTAAAGTTATTTAG
- a CDS encoding M99 family carboxypeptidase catalytic domain-containing protein: MLKLFRVLLVFLFLQNLYAHSSDLNFKFIKKGVQDDNTLLIVGGIQGDEPGGFMAASLIATHYEITKGSVWIVPNLNFTSIIERSRGPFGDMNRKFAYISKEDPDYVDVERIKELIKKPEVKLIVNLHDGSGYFRKKFIDNYHSPYRWGQSSIIDQSKVNVPVYGNLAEISKEVCEKVNAHLIRKEDIYHTHNTKTKLGDKEMEKTLTYYAINNGKAAFGNEASKELPVHERTYYHLLALEKYMDIMGIEFKRKFDLQPLALRDVIDNDIYISFYDDKIKIPLSDIRNYISYFPTKKDGKIDFKPSSPVMTVIKNGNSTYSIHYGNRRLSILEPDYLDVSEKKEDIKFKIDGKEKQVKIGSLVDVSNSFLVYPNDYRVNVIGYVNKAHKNESGLEIEKDEILQRFSLDVKGQIYRVEFYNKDDNKFAGMVLVKFPKKLYEEVVLNEAGVKPASL; encoded by the coding sequence ATGTTAAAGTTATTTAGAGTTTTATTAGTTTTTTTATTTTTGCAGAATTTATATGCGCATAGTAGCGATTTAAATTTTAAATTTATTAAAAAAGGTGTACAAGATGATAATACACTTTTAATAGTAGGTGGTATTCAAGGTGATGAGCCTGGTGGTTTTATGGCTGCATCTTTAATCGCAACACATTATGAGATAACAAAAGGTTCTGTTTGGATTGTTCCTAATTTAAATTTTACATCTATTATTGAAAGATCACGAGGTCCTTTTGGAGATATGAATAGAAAATTTGCATATATTTCTAAAGAAGACCCTGATTATGTTGATGTGGAAAGAATAAAAGAGTTAATAAAAAAGCCTGAAGTAAAACTAATAGTAAATTTACATGATGGAAGTGGATATTTTAGAAAAAAATTTATAGATAATTATCATTCTCCTTATAGATGGGGTCAAAGTTCAATTATTGATCAATCTAAGGTAAATGTTCCAGTATATGGAAATCTTGCTGAAATCAGTAAAGAAGTTTGTGAAAAAGTAAATGCACATTTGATTAGAAAAGAAGACATTTATCATACTCACAATACAAAAACAAAACTTGGTGATAAGGAGATGGAAAAAACATTAACTTATTATGCGATAAACAATGGCAAAGCAGCTTTTGGGAATGAAGCAAGTAAAGAATTACCTGTTCATGAACGAACTTATTATCATCTTTTGGCTCTTGAAAAGTATATGGATATTATGGGAATAGAGTTTAAAAGAAAATTTGATTTACAACCACTTGCCCTAAGAGATGTAATAGATAATGATATTTATATCTCATTTTACGATGATAAAATAAAAATACCTTTATCAGATATAAGAAATTATATAAGTTATTTCCCGACAAAAAAAGATGGAAAGATAGATTTTAAACCAAGTAGTCCCGTAATGACTGTAATAAAAAATGGCAATTCTACTTATTCAATACATTATGGAAATAGAAGATTATCTATTTTAGAACCAGACTATTTGGATGTAAGTGAAAAAAAAGAAGATATAAAATTTAAAATTGATGGTAAAGAAAAACAAGTAAAAATTGGTTCTTTAGTTGATGTTTCAAATAGTTTTTTAGTTTATCCAAATGATTATAGGGTAAATGTTATTGGATATGTTAACAAAGCTCATAAAAATGAATCTGGTCTTGAAATTGAAAAAGATGAAATTTTACAAAGATTTTCATTAGATGTAAAAGGACAAATATATAGAGTAGAATTCTATAATAAAGATGATAATAAGTTCGCAGGAATGGTATTGGTGAAGTTCCCAAAAAAGCTTTATGAAGAGGTAGTTTTAAATGAGGCTGGCGTAAAACCAGCTTCATTATAA
- the surE gene encoding 5'/3'-nucleotidase SurE, with the protein MKQILLTNDDGFDAVGLKALIKALSPLAKLTVVAPAKNKSACGHSLTLDRPLRMINVDDDYYKIDDGTPTDCVFISLNNLFKEGYKPDLVISGINIGSNMGEDITYSGTAAAAMEATLQGIPAIAISQVFNDLPGGIDPKEDFNLAKKAIATIVKKIFKKEFPLEDRKFLNINIPPIHEDDCQGFKITKAGYRIYGNDTHRHLSPRGEEFYWIGLHPLIWEESEKLNCDFEAIKANFISISPIMLDMTSYDDITNLNDWIKE; encoded by the coding sequence ATGAAACAAATACTTTTAACAAATGATGATGGATTTGATGCAGTAGGATTAAAAGCATTAATAAAAGCACTAAGTCCTTTAGCCAAACTAACTGTAGTTGCCCCTGCAAAAAATAAATCAGCTTGTGGTCACTCACTTACTCTTGATAGACCACTTAGAATGATTAATGTGGATGATGATTATTACAAAATTGATGATGGAACACCAACAGATTGTGTATTTATTTCTCTAAATAACTTATTTAAAGAAGGCTATAAACCTGATTTAGTAATAAGTGGAATAAACATTGGCTCTAACATGGGAGAAGATATTACATATAGTGGAACAGCAGCTGCTGCAATGGAAGCTACTTTGCAAGGGATTCCAGCAATTGCAATATCACAAGTATTTAATGACTTGCCAGGTGGTATTGATCCAAAAGAAGATTTTAACTTAGCAAAAAAAGCAATCGCTACAATTGTTAAAAAAATATTTAAGAAGGAATTTCCTTTAGAAGATAGAAAATTTTTAAATATTAATATTCCTCCAATACATGAGGATGATTGTCAAGGCTTTAAAATAACAAAAGCTGGATATAGAATATATGGGAATGACACCCACAGGCACCTTAGTCCAAGAGGTGAAGAGTTTTATTGGATAGGGCTTCATCCTTTGATTTGGGAAGAGAGTGAAAAATTAAATTGTGATTTTGAAGCCATAAAAGCAAATTTTATCTCTATTTCTCCTATAATGTTAGATATGACTTCATACGATGACATAACAAATTTAAATGATTGGATAAAGGAATAA
- the dnaE gene encoding DNA polymerase III subunit alpha, translating to MSQIPEFTHLHLHTEYSLLDGANKIKDLAKKIKALGMKSVAMTDHGNMFGAIDFYKAMKAEGIKPIIGMEAYIHNSEELDDKSHRKRFHLCLYAKNEKGYKNLMFLTSQAYMHGFYYYPRINKKILRENSEGLVCSAACLQGEVNWHLNTQSERNVKNGAKGYEEAKKIALEYKEIFGDDFYLEIMRHGISDQHFIDDQILRISKETGIKVVATNDTHYLKQKDAQAHEAFMCIAMNKLYDDPNRLRHSVHEFYLKSSEQISKLYADIPETIAATQEIVEKCNLEIKLGDPTPPNFKFTREKSLEQGLTLPEPELEYSLENDKILFIHECWKGLEKRLEIVPQERHQEYKDRLQVEIDIINSMKFPGYMLIVWDFVIAAKQMRIPVGPGRGSAAGSLVAFSLAITDIDPLPYGLLFERFLNPERVSMPDIDMDFCQARRQEILDYVIEKYGRANVAQIITFGKLLAKGVIRDVARVLDMPYSQADAMAKLIPDELGINLTSSYEKEPKIKELCDSNPQAKRVWDFAIALEGLNRNAGTHAAGVVISNEPLWNKTPLFKPSGMETLATQYNGKYVEDVDLIKFDFLGLKTLTVIEEANKLIEQRHGKRVNFLTVDVNDKGVYDLIQTGNTIGLFQIESDGMQDLCKRLKPSNFEDIIAVLALYRPGPMESGMLDDFIDRKHGREEINYFYDEFDAPLRPILETTYGVIVYQEQVMQIVQSIGGFSLGGADLVRRAMGKKIKEEMDRLKGEFAIGGVKKGFVKEHCEELFDLIVKFAGYGFNKSHSAAYALVTFYTSYLKKYYPSEFMAALLTLEKDNTDKVVKYVDEVKRLKLDLFPPDINKSDLVFAPKKIDGQEVVMFGMGAIKGAGDVAIKSILKERNENGNFEDFADFISRVDGSKVNKRVFESLAKAGGFDTFGYSRRSILEQIETINETVGKAMAAKKMATGSLFGDSKELTKVEVQLEKFEEYELKDLLELEKQSLGFYVSGHPLDEYREQLDGINYTLSSEIEDLGDGSEALFIGKVETINERISKKGNKFAILNLMDLHGNIELMLFEDRLKELREDFDLTEPIAFKVRISKDDQFTRISLRKIETLKEARKEKIKRKQKAIEEPPITVAVNFTDDDKIMYDLFEIIAHNQGKRELKLLVKSKLADIELDTGFKVTSNIEGLIKSLNGVFIA from the coding sequence ATGTCACAAATACCAGAATTCACGCACTTACACCTACACACAGAATATTCGCTCTTAGATGGTGCTAATAAAATAAAAGATTTAGCAAAAAAAATCAAAGCTTTAGGAATGAAAAGTGTTGCCATGACAGACCATGGTAATATGTTTGGAGCTATTGATTTTTATAAAGCTATGAAAGCAGAAGGCATCAAACCAATTATTGGTATGGAAGCTTATATTCACAATTCTGAAGAATTAGATGATAAATCACATAGAAAAAGATTTCACCTATGCTTATATGCAAAAAATGAAAAAGGCTACAAAAACTTGATGTTTTTGACTAGTCAAGCTTATATGCATGGGTTCTATTATTACCCTAGAATTAATAAAAAAATATTAAGAGAAAATAGTGAAGGACTTGTGTGTAGTGCAGCTTGTTTACAAGGTGAAGTAAACTGGCACCTAAATACTCAAAGTGAGAGAAATGTAAAAAATGGTGCAAAAGGTTATGAAGAAGCAAAAAAAATTGCTTTAGAGTATAAAGAGATATTTGGTGATGATTTTTACTTAGAAATTATGAGACATGGTATTTCTGACCAACATTTTATTGATGACCAAATTTTAAGAATATCAAAAGAAACAGGTATAAAAGTTGTTGCCACAAATGATACTCATTACTTAAAACAAAAAGATGCCCAAGCACATGAAGCTTTTATGTGTATTGCTATGAATAAACTTTATGATGATCCAAATAGACTAAGACATAGTGTTCATGAGTTTTATTTAAAATCATCAGAGCAAATTTCAAAACTATATGCAGATATTCCAGAAACAATAGCTGCAACCCAAGAGATAGTTGAAAAATGTAACTTAGAGATAAAACTAGGAGACCCAACTCCTCCTAACTTCAAATTTACAAGGGAAAAATCACTTGAACAAGGCTTAACTCTACCAGAGCCAGAATTAGAATACTCATTAGAAAATGATAAAATATTATTTATACATGAGTGTTGGAAAGGCTTAGAAAAAAGACTTGAGATAGTACCCCAAGAGAGACATCAAGAGTATAAAGATAGATTGCAAGTAGAAATAGACATCATTAATAGTATGAAATTCCCAGGATATATGCTTATCGTTTGGGATTTCGTAATTGCTGCAAAACAGATGAGAATACCAGTTGGGCCTGGAAGGGGTTCTGCTGCTGGAAGTTTAGTTGCCTTTTCCCTTGCTATTACGGATATTGACCCTTTACCTTATGGTTTACTTTTTGAGAGATTCCTAAATCCAGAAAGAGTATCTATGCCAGATATCGATATGGATTTCTGTCAAGCTAGACGTCAAGAAATTCTTGATTATGTAATTGAAAAATATGGAAGAGCCAATGTTGCACAAATCATTACCTTTGGTAAATTACTTGCAAAAGGGGTAATTAGAGATGTTGCTAGAGTTCTGGATATGCCCTATTCTCAAGCTGATGCGATGGCAAAACTTATTCCAGATGAACTGGGAATCAACTTAACATCTTCATATGAAAAAGAACCAAAGATAAAAGAACTTTGTGATTCAAATCCCCAAGCAAAAAGAGTTTGGGATTTTGCAATAGCCCTTGAAGGACTAAATAGAAATGCAGGAACTCACGCAGCGGGAGTTGTTATTTCAAATGAACCACTTTGGAATAAAACACCCCTATTTAAACCATCAGGGATGGAAACTCTTGCGACCCAATACAACGGTAAATACGTAGAAGATGTTGATTTAATCAAATTTGACTTCTTGGGTCTAAAGACCCTAACCGTTATTGAAGAAGCAAATAAACTAATAGAGCAAAGACATGGTAAAAGAGTAAATTTCTTAACCGTGGATGTAAATGACAAAGGTGTTTACGACTTAATTCAAACAGGAAATACAATTGGATTATTTCAAATAGAGTCAGATGGTATGCAAGATTTATGTAAAAGATTAAAACCATCAAACTTTGAGGATATTATCGCCGTTCTTGCACTTTATAGACCAGGACCAATGGAGTCAGGTATGCTTGATGACTTTATTGATAGGAAACATGGTCGTGAAGAGATTAACTATTTCTATGATGAGTTTGATGCGCCATTAAGACCAATACTTGAAACAACCTATGGGGTTATTGTTTATCAAGAGCAAGTTATGCAAATCGTACAATCAATTGGTGGATTTAGCCTTGGTGGTGCCGATTTAGTTAGACGGGCAATGGGTAAAAAGATTAAAGAAGAGATGGATAGACTAAAGGGTGAGTTTGCTATTGGTGGAGTAAAAAAAGGCTTTGTTAAAGAACATTGTGAAGAACTGTTCGACCTGATTGTAAAATTTGCCGGATATGGATTTAATAAATCTCACTCAGCGGCTTATGCACTTGTGACATTTTATACTTCTTATTTGAAAAAATATTATCCATCAGAATTTATGGCTGCACTTTTAACACTAGAAAAAGATAATACAGATAAAGTTGTAAAATATGTGGATGAAGTAAAAAGATTAAAACTAGACCTTTTCCCACCAGATATCAATAAATCAGACCTAGTATTTGCTCCTAAAAAGATTGATGGACAAGAAGTAGTAATGTTTGGAATGGGTGCCATTAAAGGTGCTGGAGATGTTGCTATTAAATCTATTTTAAAAGAGCGGAATGAAAATGGAAACTTTGAGGATTTTGCAGATTTCATCTCAAGAGTTGATGGAAGTAAAGTAAATAAAAGAGTATTTGAATCTTTAGCAAAAGCTGGTGGATTTGATACGTTTGGATATTCTAGACGATCAATTTTAGAACAAATTGAGACCATAAATGAAACTGTTGGAAAAGCAATGGCTGCTAAGAAAATGGCAACAGGGTCACTTTTTGGAGATTCTAAAGAACTTACAAAAGTTGAAGTTCAATTAGAAAAATTTGAAGAGTATGAATTAAAAGATCTTTTAGAATTAGAAAAACAATCTTTAGGATTTTATGTATCAGGGCATCCACTTGATGAATATAGGGAACAATTAGATGGAATAAACTATACCCTCTCTTCTGAAATAGAAGATTTAGGAGATGGAAGTGAAGCCCTTTTTATAGGAAAAGTTGAAACAATTAATGAAAGAATCTCTAAAAAAGGTAATAAATTTGCCATTTTAAACCTTATGGATTTACATGGAAATATAGAATTAATGCTATTTGAAGATAGATTAAAAGAGTTAAGAGAAGATTTTGACTTAACTGAACCTATTGCTTTTAAAGTACGAATTTCAAAAGATGATCAATTTACTAGAATCAGTTTAAGAAAAATAGAGACCTTAAAAGAAGCAAGAAAAGAAAAAATTAAAAGAAAACAAAAAGCAATAGAAGAGCCCCCAATAACAGTAGCAGTTAACTTTACAGATGATGATAAAATCATGTATGACCTTTTTGAAATTATTGCACATAATCAAGGTAAACGAGAATTAAAACTATTGGTAAAATCAAAACTAGCCGATATTGAACTTGATACTGGATTTAAAGTAACTTCAAACATAGAAGGTTTAATAAAATCACTAAATGGAGTTTTTATAGCATAA
- a CDS encoding patatin-like phospholipase family protein encodes MTKLALCLSGGAARGAFHLGALAFFDEQNIKFEAFSGSSIGSIIAASYASGISPLEQLKIFKSKELKKCIKFNPYLNGLLKIDTTNPLIKELLPIAKIEDIPKPLYICVYDYKNKELIYYDKGDVVNLCIASSALIPLFKPLKFENRKLFDGGLLNNIPVEPLLNKNYKICALDLLPRKERSLQKNYNPINLVKKRIFKTWHLNIDYAIKHTDIYITTNELRETKMFTFDGLDELFKLGYKEASNHLNSFK; translated from the coding sequence ATGACTAAATTGGCACTTTGCCTAAGTGGTGGAGCAGCAAGAGGTGCTTTTCATTTAGGTGCATTAGCTTTTTTTGATGAACAAAATATTAAGTTTGAAGCTTTTAGTGGAAGTTCAATTGGCTCAATAATTGCAGCTTCATATGCAAGTGGAATCTCTCCTTTAGAACAATTAAAAATATTCAAATCAAAAGAGCTAAAGAAATGTATAAAATTTAACCCTTATCTAAATGGTTTACTTAAAATCGATACAACAAATCCTTTAATAAAAGAGTTATTGCCAATAGCTAAAATAGAAGATATTCCAAAACCTTTATATATTTGTGTTTATGATTACAAAAATAAAGAGCTAATCTATTATGATAAAGGTGATGTAGTGAACTTATGTATAGCTTCTTCTGCTTTGATTCCATTATTCAAACCTTTAAAATTTGAGAATAGAAAATTATTTGATGGGGGATTGTTAAATAATATACCAGTTGAACCACTATTAAATAAAAATTATAAAATCTGTGCCCTTGACCTTCTACCAAGAAAAGAAAGAAGTTTGCAAAAAAATTACAATCCAATAAATTTAGTAAAAAAAAGAATATTTAAAACTTGGCATCTAAATATTGATTATGCAATAAAACATACAGATATTTATATCACAACCAATGAATTAAGAGAGACAAAAATGTTTACTTTTGATGGATTGGATGAACTATTTAAGCTAGGATATAAAGAAGCAAGTAATCATTTAAATTCATTTAAATAA
- a CDS encoding UDP-2,3-diacylglucosamine diphosphatase, with translation MKYKSIFISDVHLGTRFSQAEKLIDFLKDNESENLFLVGDIIDGWSIRRKFVWPQAHSDVIQKVLRKARKGTNVYLITGNHDEFLRPFVPLILGDNLEVSNEFEYISISGKSYYVTHGDFFDSITMTKKWLAILGDYGYDFLLYINFIINRIRKTFKINSKWSLSKFIKDNVKSSVNFINDFEKVLTNHAKHKGYDGIICGHIHKAEQRDIEGIEYKNCGDWVESCTALVETYEGKFEIITW, from the coding sequence ATGAAATACAAATCAATATTTATATCAGATGTACATTTAGGTACAAGATTTTCTCAAGCTGAAAAGCTAATTGACTTCTTAAAAGATAATGAAAGTGAAAATCTTTTTTTAGTAGGCGATATTATTGACGGTTGGTCAATAAGAAGAAAATTTGTTTGGCCTCAAGCCCATTCTGATGTTATACAAAAAGTTCTAAGAAAAGCTAGAAAAGGTACAAATGTGTACCTAATAACTGGCAATCACGACGAATTTTTAAGACCTTTTGTTCCACTTATTTTAGGAGACAATTTAGAAGTTTCTAATGAGTTTGAGTATATATCTATAAGTGGAAAAAGTTATTATGTAACCCATGGTGATTTTTTTGATTCGATTACTATGACAAAAAAGTGGTTAGCTATTTTGGGAGATTACGGATATGATTTTTTACTTTATATAAACTTTATAATAAATAGAATAAGAAAGACTTTTAAGATCAATTCAAAATGGTCACTATCAAAATTTATAAAAGATAATGTAAAAAGTTCTGTTAATTTTATAAATGATTTTGAAAAAGTTCTAACTAACCATGCAAAACACAAAGGTTATGATGGTATCATTTGTGGACATATTCATAAAGCAGAACAAAGAGATATAGAAGGAATTGAATATAAAAACTGTGGTGATTGGGTCGAATCATGCACTGCACTTGTGGAGACTTATGAGGGTAAATTTGAAATTATTACTTGGTAA